One region of Camelina sativa cultivar DH55 chromosome 6, Cs, whole genome shotgun sequence genomic DNA includes:
- the LOC104790195 gene encoding myb family transcription factor EFM-like, with protein sequence MTKNLSNMKNHNHKRERCSEYIEALEEERRKINVFQRELPLCLELVTQAIEAYKREISGTTTENLYGQSECSEQTTGECGRVLDLFIPIRHSSTSVEEVDDKDDDDEHESHETNIDFNDKNMKSDWLKSVQLWNQSDAVVSNNRQDCLQNKPETLVKAVLKRNDGEEGKNNNIKLSVTSSSGGGSDGRGQRKNRRCWSQELHRRFLNALKQLGGPHVATPKQIRELMKVDGLTNDEVKSHLQKYRLHARRPSQTTPNNGNSQNQHFVVVGGIWVPQTNQSTANAVASVETTTGIYGPMVSPLPSEWPSHSNFSSRISEERSRCSNKGILRCSSPAMSSSTRTKTKDAKIS encoded by the exons ATGACTAAGAACTTAAGCAATATGAAGAATCACAACCACAAACGTGAAAGATGTAGTGAGTACATCGAAGCTCTTGAAGAAGAACGTCGCAAGATCAATGTATTCCAACGCGAGCTTCCACTTTGCTTGGAGCTCGTCACTCAAG cgATTGAGGCATATAAGAGGGAGATATCAGGGACGACGACGGAGAACTTGTATGGACAATCGGAGTGCTCAGAGCAGACCACTGGAGAATGTGGGCGTGTCTTGGACCTGTTCATACCTATCAGACACTCTTCCACCTCCGTAGAAGAGGTTGAtgacaaagatgatgatgatgaacacgAATCTCATGAAACCAACATAGATTTCAATGACAAGAACATGAAATCTGACTGGCTCAAGTCTGTTCAGCTTTGGAACCAATCCGACGCTGTTGTTTCTAATAATAGACag GATTGCTTACAAAACAAGCCGGAAACGCTGGTCAAAgcagttttaaaaagaaacgaTGGAGAAGAGGggaaaaacaacaacatcaaattaTCGGTGACTAGTAGTAGTGGCGGTGGTAGTGACGGAAGAGGGCAGAGAAAGAATAGGCGATGTTGGTCGCAGGAGTTGCACAGACGTTTCTTGAACGCTCTTAAACAACTTGGTGGTCCTCATG TTGCTACGCCGAAACAAATAAGAGAGCTGATGAAGGTTGATGGGTTAACCAATGATGAAGTCAAGAGTCATTTACAG AAATATAGGCTGCATGCAAGACGGCCTAGCCAAACAACACCTAACAACGGAAACTCTCAAAACCAACATTTCGTGGTCGTCGGTGGAATATGGGTACCGCAAACTAACCAGTCCACGGCCAACGCCGTCGCATCGGTTGAGACCACCACCGGGATTTACGGGCCTATGGTCAGTCCGTTGCCGTCGGAGTGGCCGAGCCACTCCAATTTTAGTAGCAGGATTTCGGAAGAAAGATCAAGGTGCTCTAACAAAGGAATTCTTCGGTGTAGCTCACCAGCGATGTCGTCTTCTACTCGTACAAAGACGAAAGAtgcaaaaatatcataa
- the LOC104790194 gene encoding allene oxide cyclase 3, chloroplastic-like: MASSAAMSLESISMPNLNNLSRNNHHFNRRSLLGFSRSFQNLGISSNGPDFFSRSRSTTKNLNVTRAFFWNWGKKSELSRPNKIQELNVYELNEGDRNSPAVLKLGKKPTELCLGDLVPFTNKLYTGDLKKRVGITAGLCVLIQHVPEKSGDRFEASYSFYFGDYGHLSVQGPYLTYEDTFLAITGGSGIFEGAYGQVKLQQLVYPTKLFYTFYLKGIANDLPLELTGTAVTPSKDVKPSPEAKATEPGATISNFTN, encoded by the exons ATGGCTTCTTCTGCTGCTATGTCTCTCGAATCCATCTCTATGCCAAATCTCAACAATCTCTCCCGTAACAACCATCACTTTAATCGCAGATCTCTTCTGGGTTTCTCCAGATCTTTCCAAAACCTTGGAATCTCATCTAACGGTCCAGATTTCTTCTCCCGATCGAGATCTACTACCAAGAACCTCAACGTTACTCGAGCCTTCTTCTGGAACTGGGGCAAGAAGTCTGAACTCTCCAGACCAA ACAAGATCCAAGAATTGAACGTGTACGAGCTAAACGAAGGAGATAGAAACAGTCCAGCAGTTCTTAAACTCGGCAAGAAACCAACAGAGCTCTGTCTCGGCGATCTTGTACCATTCACAAACAAACTCTACACTGGCGATCTCAAGAAACGCGTGGGGATCACGGCAGGTCTCTGCGTTTTGATCCAACACGTTCCTGAAAAGAGCGGCGACAGATTCGAAGCgtcttatagcttctacttcgGTGACTATGGCCACTTGTCCGTACAAGGACCGTACTTGACTTACGAGGACACGTTCCTAGCCATCACTGGTGGCTCCGGAATCTTTGAAGGTGCGTATGGACAAGTTAAGCTTCAACAGCTTGTGTACCCGACGAAACTGTTCTACACTTTTTACCTTAAGGGTATTGCTAATGATTTGCCGTTGGAGCTTACCGGAACGGCGGTTACGCCGTCGAAGGATGTGAAACCGTCGCCCGAAGCTAAGGCGACGGAGCCAGGAGCAACAATAAGTAACTTTACTAATTAA